GTATTAATGGATTCGCAGTGATTGTTCCTGCGGCTTGACTCTATGATTATAGTGAGGAGGGATGATGATCGACGCCGGACATAGCTGGAACATCGCCGGCAATATGCACAAGCGATTGCCAAAGCCGTAGCCCGCGTGTACCGGCTATAAAAAAATAAGGCGGATGCTTGCAAGCATCCGCCTCAGACTTTCAGTAAATCATTTGCGGAGGCTGGCTTCCATGAAGTCAGCCTCTATTATTTGGAGTTCCTTTATGAAAAATGGTTAATTGCAAAATAAGATTCACAAGCGCCATCATCACAGCGATTAACAGGGCCATGCCAAACCCTGAAATGTCAAACCGGCTTCCCATAATGCCATCTGTCAGCTGCAGGGTCAAGGCATTGACTACAAACAGAAACAAACCGAGCGTCACAAACGTAATCGGCAGCGTCAGAATAATAAGAAACGGGCGAACAAGCACATTCAGCAGGAAAAGAACGGTGCTGGCAATGAGAGCAGAACCAAATCCAGCTACTTTCACGCCGGGAAAATAGCCGGATAAGGAGACAAACAGCACCGCATTAATGAAAATGCCCAGCAGCCATCTCATCAGCTTCCGCCAGCCTTATTCCAGCACTTCTGGCGGCTCTTCGCTTGTTTCATCCGGAACCGCTGATGTTTTCACCGCAATGGAGCCTGTCTTCGTTCCCGCTTCAATGGTCACTCGCTCCAGTGCTTCTCTTTCGCTTTCAAAATGAACGAATTTTTGAACTGTTTCTTCTTTTTCCGTCACTTTTTTCATTCCTTGTTCGGGAAGCTGCAGCGAACCGAGATTGGTGCGCAATTCCCCTTTCATCGCCATGTTTTCCGGCACGTACACTTCGATGTTTCCCGTTACCGCCTGCGCTTTCACCGTATGAGCAGCTTGCGATTTAATATCGCATAAAATATTGCCGTTAAAAGATTGGATGTCGGTATAGCCGACCGAACCGACCACATGAATCGCTCCGTTAAATGAATTAGCAGCTGCTTTCTTGCTTTGGCAGTCAATGAAGTAAATCGGACCATTGCCGGTTTCACCTTCAAAGTCTTCCAGCCGAGAGCTTCTGACTTCAATCTGGCCGTTGGCGGTTTTCACATCAAGCTCCTGCATGATCGCGTCCTCCACCCGGAAGGATCCGTTAAACAGCTTCACGGACACTTCACCAATCGCCTCTTCAGGCACGTATAGCACAGTGTCAACCTTCATCAGCTTCAAGCCCACTGAAAAAGACAGTTTATGATCGCGGGCATAGAATACGCTATTTTTAATAAATGACTCGCGCGCTTCATCTTCCTGATCGGCCCCGTATACCTTCACTTGACACTCGGCTTTTACTCCGTCTTCTTTCCACGGCTTCATAACAAAATTGCCGTTGGCGATTTCCGCTTTAATTCTTGCTGGCGAAAAAGCTTTCTCCTCAAACACATGGGAAAATTCTACGGCTTTCCCTAAAGGAAATTCGAAATCTTTCAGTCTTTGAACTGTCGATTGAATGAATTGAAACAATTTATCCTTCGGCTGGCTGCCCGCACTTTCCGATGACTGCCATTGCTTTTGGCTGCTGAATTTCTGTCCCAGCCGAACCAGTTCATCCAAAAAAGAATCTCTTCGCTCTCTTTGAACGCCGGGCTTCGGCTGCTTTTCCAGCGCCTCCAATAACGTCACAGCTTCACTCGCTGAAATGACGCCCGCTTCTACCATTTCCAGAATCCGCTTCTTCTCTTCGTTCATTTCAAGCCCTCCAATTAGATGAAATTGACTCTCTTTCTTTTTCTACGCAGCATTTTGGAAAAAGTTTCAGCAAATCTTCACCTCAAGCTTGCCTATTCCGTTCCCGCTCCCGGTCCCGCAGCAGCACCTTCTTCAAATAATGGCCGGTGTATGACCCTTCCGTCTCCGCCACATCTTCCGGAGTGCCGGCTGCCACGATCATTCCGCCGCGGTCTCCCCCTTCCGGACCAAGGTCAATAATATAGTCAGCCGTCTTAATCACATCGAGGTTATGCTCAATCACAAGCACAGTATCTCCATTTTCAACGAGCCGCTGCAAAACATTGAGCAGGCGGGAAATGTCATCGGCATGCAAGCCGGTCGTCGGTTCATCAAGAATATAGAAGGAGCGGCCGGTGGAACGGCGGTGCAGCTCCGATGCCAGCTTCACCCTCTGCGCCTCTCCGCCCGAAAGCGTAGTAGCGGGCTGTCCAAGCTTGATATATCCAAGACCGACATCGGCGATTGTTTGCAGCTTGCGCTTAATCTTAGGAATATTTTCGAAGAATTCCAGGGCATCCTCCACTGTCATCGCCAGCACATCGGCTATGTTTTTGCCCTTGTACGCCACTTCCAATGTTTCACGATTATAACGCTTTCCATGACAGACTTCGCAAGGCACGTACACATCCGGTAAAAAGTGCATTTCAATTTTAATTATGCCGTCTCCGCGGCAGGCTTCACAGCGGCCTCCTTTGACATTAAAGCTAAAACGCCCTTTTTTGTAGCCGCGCACCTTCGCCTCATTGGTCGCTGCAAACACGTCGCGAATATCATCAAACACTCCCGTATATGTAGCGGGGTTGGATCTAGGTGTCCGGCCGATTGGTGACTGATCGATGTCGATCACTTTATCTAACTGCTCAATTCCTTTTACTTCACGATGACGGCCGGGCTTGCTCTTCGCTTTATGAAGCTTTTGCGCCAGCGCTTTATGAAGAATATCATTCACCAGCGTGCTTTTTCCCGAACCGGAAACACCCGTCACCGCTGTAAATACCCCGAGCGGAAACTTGACTTTAACATTTTTGAGGTTATTCTCCCTTGCACCGGTGATTTCAATCCAGCGGCCATCCGGCTTGCGCCGCTCTTGCGGCAGCGCAATAAATTTTTCCCCTGATAAGTATTGGCCTGTGAGGGAATTCGAATCAGCCATTACTTCCTTAGGAGTGCCGGCCGATACAATCTCACCGCCGTGAACTCCCGCACCCGGACCGACATCAATTAAATAATCAGCAGCCATCATCGTATCTTCATCATGCTCGACGACGATGAGCGTATTGCCGATATCCCGCATTTCCTGCATCGTGCGGATCAGGCGGTCATTGTCTCTCTGATGAAGCCCGATCGATGGCTCATCCAGAATATACAAAACGCCGGTTAAGCGCGAACCGATCTGCGTCGCCAGCCGAATCCGCTGCGCTTCTCCTCCGGACAGCGTCCCCGCAGAGCGGCTGAGCGTTAAATAATCCAGGCCGACATTGATTAAAAAGCCAAGGCGTTCCCTGATTTCCCGCAGCACCATGTGGGCGATCTGCTTTTCTTTATCCGTTAATGAAAGGCCGGCAAAAAACTGTTGCGCTTCTTCAATCGAATAGTCAGCCACCTCACTAACGTGCAGTCCGTTAATCTTGACAGCCAGACTTTCTTTTTTCAGGCGGTAGCCTTTGCATGTCGGACATTTTTGCTCAGCCATGTATTTTTCCATCTGTTCGCGGATATAATCGGAGCTCGTCTCGCGGTAGCGCCGCTCCACATTGCCGATCACCCCTTCAAAAACAAGATGATTCTCGCGAATTTGGCCGAAATCATTTTCATAGCGGAAATAGATTTTCTCCCGTCCGGAGCCGTACAGCACTTTATCCAGCTGTTCCTTCGGCAAATCCTTCACCGGCCGATCCATGTCAATGCCGTAATGGCGGCAGACAGCCTCCAGCAATTGCGGATAGTATTGGGAGCTGGCCGGTTCCCACGGGGCAATAGCATGCTCCCGCAGGCTCAGCTCCTTGTTGGGAATGACAAGATCCAAATCCACTTTCAGCTTCGAGCCGAGGCCGTCACAAGTCGGACAGGCTCCGTACGGGCTGTTGAAGGAAAACATCCGCGGTTCCAGCTCGCCGATCGAAAAGCCGCAGTGCGGACAAGCGTGATGCTCACTGAACAGCAATTCCTCCTGTCCGATCACATCGATAATCACATTGCCTTCGCTGAGCTTCAGAGCCGCTTCCAGCGAATCGGCCAGCCGAGACTCGATGCCTTCCTTGACAACAATGCGGTCGATGACCACTTCGATCGAATGCTTTTTATTTTTTTCCAGCGCAATTTCTTCTTCTACTTCCCGCATTTCGCCGTCGACGCGCACGCGGACATACCCTTGCCTCTTCACCTCATCAAGCACCTTTGCATGCGTTCCTTTGCGGCCGGACACGAGTGGAGAAAGCACTTGAATCTTCGTGCGCTCTTCGTACTGCATGATTCGGTCGACCATTTGTTCAATGGTCTGAGAGGTGATTTCAATGCCGTGCACCGGACAGATCGGACGGCCGATGCGCGCAAACAGCAGGCGGAGATAATCATAGATTTCAGTGACGGTGCCGACCGTCGAACGCGGATTGCGGCTCGTTGTTTTCTGATCGATCGATATCGCCGGCGACAGCCCTTCAATGGCATCGACATCCGGTTTATCCATTTGCCCTAAAAACTGGCGGGCATAAGCGGAAAGCGACTCGACGTAGCGGCGCTGTCCCTCTGCGTAAATCGTGTCGAACGCAAGCGATGATTTTCCTGAGCCCGACAGCCCCGTCAGCACGACAAGCTGATCGCGGGGAATCGTGATATCCACATTCTTCAAATTATTGGCTCGGGCTCCTTTTACAGTAATCTTATCTATTCCCATACACAACTCATCCTTCCGATTTCAACTCTAACACGGCATCACGAAGCTGGGCAGCCAGCTCGAAATCAAGCGCTTTGGCCGCTTCTTTCATTTCGCTTTCAAGACGCTGAATTAAGCTTTCTCTTTCCTCCGGAGACAACTTCTTGGCGCCGGACGCCTTGTATTGTTCGGTTTCTTCCGCGGCATGAGTGGCGCGAATGACATCGTGGACATCCTTT
The Bacillus xiapuensis DNA segment above includes these coding regions:
- a CDS encoding phage holin family protein, with protein sequence MRWLLGIFINAVLFVSLSGYFPGVKVAGFGSALIASTVLFLLNVLVRPFLIILTLPITFVTLGLFLFVVNALTLQLTDGIMGSRFDISGFGMALLIAVMMALVNLILQLTIFHKGTPNNRG
- a CDS encoding DUF4097 family beta strand repeat-containing protein; its protein translation is MNEEKKRILEMVEAGVISASEAVTLLEALEKQPKPGVQRERRDSFLDELVRLGQKFSSQKQWQSSESAGSQPKDKLFQFIQSTVQRLKDFEFPLGKAVEFSHVFEEKAFSPARIKAEIANGNFVMKPWKEDGVKAECQVKVYGADQEDEARESFIKNSVFYARDHKLSFSVGLKLMKVDTVLYVPEEAIGEVSVKLFNGSFRVEDAIMQELDVKTANGQIEVRSSRLEDFEGETGNGPIYFIDCQSKKAAANSFNGAIHVVGSVGYTDIQSFNGNILCDIKSQAAHTVKAQAVTGNIEVYVPENMAMKGELRTNLGSLQLPEQGMKKVTEKEETVQKFVHFESEREALERVTIEAGTKTGSIAVKTSAVPDETSEEPPEVLE
- the uvrA gene encoding excinuclease ABC subunit UvrA, encoding MGIDKITVKGARANNLKNVDITIPRDQLVVLTGLSGSGKSSLAFDTIYAEGQRRYVESLSAYARQFLGQMDKPDVDAIEGLSPAISIDQKTTSRNPRSTVGTVTEIYDYLRLLFARIGRPICPVHGIEITSQTIEQMVDRIMQYEERTKIQVLSPLVSGRKGTHAKVLDEVKRQGYVRVRVDGEMREVEEEIALEKNKKHSIEVVIDRIVVKEGIESRLADSLEAALKLSEGNVIIDVIGQEELLFSEHHACPHCGFSIGELEPRMFSFNSPYGACPTCDGLGSKLKVDLDLVIPNKELSLREHAIAPWEPASSQYYPQLLEAVCRHYGIDMDRPVKDLPKEQLDKVLYGSGREKIYFRYENDFGQIRENHLVFEGVIGNVERRYRETSSDYIREQMEKYMAEQKCPTCKGYRLKKESLAVKINGLHVSEVADYSIEEAQQFFAGLSLTDKEKQIAHMVLREIRERLGFLINVGLDYLTLSRSAGTLSGGEAQRIRLATQIGSRLTGVLYILDEPSIGLHQRDNDRLIRTMQEMRDIGNTLIVVEHDEDTMMAADYLIDVGPGAGVHGGEIVSAGTPKEVMADSNSLTGQYLSGEKFIALPQERRKPDGRWIEITGARENNLKNVKVKFPLGVFTAVTGVSGSGKSTLVNDILHKALAQKLHKAKSKPGRHREVKGIEQLDKVIDIDQSPIGRTPRSNPATYTGVFDDIRDVFAATNEAKVRGYKKGRFSFNVKGGRCEACRGDGIIKIEMHFLPDVYVPCEVCHGKRYNRETLEVAYKGKNIADVLAMTVEDALEFFENIPKIKRKLQTIADVGLGYIKLGQPATTLSGGEAQRVKLASELHRRSTGRSFYILDEPTTGLHADDISRLLNVLQRLVENGDTVLVIEHNLDVIKTADYIIDLGPEGGDRGGMIVAAGTPEDVAETEGSYTGHYLKKVLLRDRERERNRQA